DNA from Aquaspirillum sp. LM1:
GCGGACTGCTGGCAGAGACGGCCATTTGCGTGCAGGTGCACCGCGATGGCACGTCCTATCGCCTGATCTGGCCGCAAAATAGTCAAGACTACGCGGTGGAGGAATGGGACGTCACCACGGGCAGCTTCAAGCCGTCGGCCAGCCAGGCCATCACCGGACAACGCTTCCCTCTGCGCCTGTTCAGCCAGGGGCAGATCGCGGCGCTGGCTGGCGACAGCCAACAGGCCTTGCTTCAGGTAATTGATGATGCTGCTGGCGTCCGATCGCAGCAAGCCGCCTTTGACGAAGCCAAACAGGCTTTTTTGGCCTCTCGCGCCCAGATGCGTGAGCTGGAAGGCAAGCTACAAGGCAGTGATGCGCTAAAGCTGTCTCTCGAGGATATTCAACGCAAGCTGGCCCGCTTTGAACAAGCCGATCACGCGGCGGTGCTAAAGCGCTACCAGCGCACAAGCCGACAAGGCCGCGAGCTGGAACATCAGTTTGCTGCCGCTGCCGAACTGGCCACCCGTTTGCAGGCATGTGCGGAGGAGCTACTGGCCGAAGACTTGCCAGAAGGCTTGTTCGACGCTGCCGAAGACAGTCAGGCGCTGGCACATGTAGCGACATTGCACGCAGCCATCAACCAGGCAAGTCAAGCGGTCGAACACGCCGCCACTACCTTGCAGGCAGACAGCCAGACCCAGCGGCAAGCACTGGAAGCATCGCCCTATTTTGCCCGGATTGGTGTAGCCAAGGCGGCCTATGATCAACTCAAGACCGACTTGCAGCAGCAAGGCGTCAGCGACCCCAGCGAATATGGTCGTCTGGTGCAGGAAAAACTGCGGCTGGAAACCGAGCTGAAGCGGCTGGAGGTTTCACAAACACAGTTGGCAGAGCTGCGCAAGAAAGCATACGCTCAACTGGATCAGGTGCAATCCGCTCGCCGCGCCATCAGCGCACGGCGCACTGCATTTTTGCAGGAAACCCTCGCAGAAAACCCTTTTGTGCGCATCGAGCTAATTCCCTACAGCCGGGATGCGCAGGAGATCGAACGTTCGCTGCGGGATGTGCTGGGTGCCCCAGACGGAAAATATGTCGATGATTTATACCAAGAACAAAATAATTTTCTCGCCAAGGGGCTTGTTGCAGACCTCCTCATGATTTCCGGCCTTTCTGCTTCCTCGGAAGCATGGGACACAGAAGCTTTTGAACAGAGCTTACAGATGCAAAAGAAACGTCTGAGCCAAGCCTGTCGTGGCAACGGAACATTTGGTGTCTGGTTCAATAAATTCCTCAAAACCGAAACTGACAAACGCCCCGAATTTGCCGACCATATTTTGTGCTGGTTTCCAGAAGATGGCCTGCAAGTGGAATACAGCCGCAAAGGGGATGGCAAAAATTTCCAGCCTATCGGCCAGGCTTCTGCCGGGCAACGCGCCGCCGCGATGCTGGCTTTTCTGCTGGCGCACGGTGACGAACCGCTGATTCTTGATCAACCCGAAGACGATCTGGACAACCATTTGATTTACGGTTTGGTGGTGCAGCAGATTCGCAGCAATAAACTGCGCCGTCAGCTCATCATCGTGACCCACAACCCCAATATTGTGGTGAATGGCGATGCCGAGCTGATTCATGTGCTGGACTTCAACCATCAGTGCCACGTCAAGCAAACTGGCTCCTTGCAGGACTCCGCCATGCGCCGTGAAGTCTGTTTGGTGATGGAAGGCGGCAAAGAAGCATTTGACCGGCGTTATCTGCGCCTGGGAAAAGAGGAATGACATGTTCGATAACGTGGCCGAGCTGATCGACAAAATTCGCCTGGGAGAAGACTCCTATCTGGAACTGAAGGAAGTCCGCTTTGCCGGGCAAAAAGTCTCAGCACCTCATAAAGACTCTCTGGCAGATGAGCTGGCGGCCTTTGCCAACAGCCGTGGCGGCGTGTGCCTACTGGGGGTGGACGACAGCCGGGAAGTGCTCGGCATTTCACTGGAACGGCTGGATCTGGTGGAAGATTTCGTGCGGCAAATCTGTCTGGACAGCATCACCCCACCACTGACGCCAGTGATTGAGCGCCTGACCCTGCCCAGCAGCATGGGCGAACAACTGCCGGTGTTAAAGATTGATGTCACCCGCAGCCTGTTTGTGCATAAAAGTCCCGGCGGCTATATCCATCGCGTGGGCAGCGCCAAGCGAGAAATGGCGCCTGACTATCTGGCTCGGCTGTTTCAGCAGCGCAGCCAGGCGCGGATCATCCGCTTTGATGAGCAGCCCGTGCCCGGCGCCGTGCTCGACGACCTTACCGACGCGCAGTGGCAGCGTTTTGCCAGCCCGCGCGTGCAAGATACCCGCGAGGTGTTGCTGGACAAGCTGGCCATGGCGCGCCCAGACGGAGATGGCGCGCTGCGCCCGACGATTGCCGGTGTATTAATGGCCAGCGCCGACCCTCGCCGCTGGCTGCCCAACGCCTTCATTCAAGCAGTGGCCTACCGGGGGACAGCGATTTTGCCCCAAGGCGACGCCACCTATCAGCTGGACGCCCAAGACATCAGCGGCCCCCTGGATGCCCAGGTGCTGAACGCCTGCCACTTTGTCCGAAAAAACATGCAGATATACGCCAGCAAGGACCAAGGCCGACATGACCTGGCGCAGTACGACATGACAGCGGTGTTCGAAGCGCTGGTGAACGCTGTGGCGCATCGTGATTACTCGATTCATGGCGCCAAAATTCGCCTACGCCTATTTGCCGATCGACTGGAGCTGTATTCTCCGGGAGCGATTCCCAACACGATGACGGTGGATAGCTTGCCCTACCGGCAAGCCGCCCGCAACGAAGCGATCACCAGCCTGCTGGCCAAATGCCAGATTCCCGAAACGGAAAAAACCACCACCGGCCGCAGCACAATGATGGACAAGCGCGGAGAAGGCGTGCAGATCATTCTGGAGCAGAGCGAACGCTTGTCTGGCCAACGCCCGGTGTACCGTTTGTTGGATGAGGCTGAGCTCCTGCTGATCATTCCAG
Protein-coding regions in this window:
- a CDS encoding TrlF family AAA-like ATPase, whose product is MATTQQIQPSPHAAWPYPGARWWKFDFHTHTPASKDTHAWQSAIGTDQEVTPRTWLLKYMAAGIDCVAVTDHNTGEWIDKLKVAYADMQSQASAGNPPEGFRELHVFPGVEISVQGGFHLLAIFDPSANSQTISDLLARAGYKDTRGDSDGVTREGAAKVVECILEAGGIAIPAHVDSDKGLLQVKPDTHQCRLDTNTVKQVLQVPGMLALEWSEATSPAPMALNELKLRFASVAGSDSHNFQGKGAPGSRFTWIKMASPSLEGLRLALLDGQEVSVRRSDESPGFAPFNTPEHFIESIEVRHARYMGCGRLPASLPLNPYFNALIGGRGTGKSTIVHALRLAYRREKELSSTSEAGQTFNRFNKIAKSRSNNEGGLLAETAICVQVHRDGTSYRLIWPQNSQDYAVEEWDVTTGSFKPSASQAITGQRFPLRLFSQGQIAALAGDSQQALLQVIDDAAGVRSQQAAFDEAKQAFLASRAQMRELEGKLQGSDALKLSLEDIQRKLARFEQADHAAVLKRYQRTSRQGRELEHQFAAAAELATRLQACAEELLAEDLPEGLFDAAEDSQALAHVATLHAAINQASQAVEHAATTLQADSQTQRQALEASPYFARIGVAKAAYDQLKTDLQQQGVSDPSEYGRLVQEKLRLETELKRLEVSQTQLAELRKKAYAQLDQVQSARRAISARRTAFLQETLAENPFVRIELIPYSRDAQEIERSLRDVLGAPDGKYVDDLYQEQNNFLAKGLVADLLMISGLSASSEAWDTEAFEQSLQMQKKRLSQACRGNGTFGVWFNKFLKTETDKRPEFADHILCWFPEDGLQVEYSRKGDGKNFQPIGQASAGQRAAAMLAFLLAHGDEPLILDQPEDDLDNHLIYGLVVQQIRSNKLRRQLIIVTHNPNIVVNGDAELIHVLDFNHQCHVKQTGSLQDSAMRREVCLVMEGGKEAFDRRYLRLGKEE
- a CDS encoding ATP-binding protein, whose protein sequence is MFDNVAELIDKIRLGEDSYLELKEVRFAGQKVSAPHKDSLADELAAFANSRGGVCLLGVDDSREVLGISLERLDLVEDFVRQICLDSITPPLTPVIERLTLPSSMGEQLPVLKIDVTRSLFVHKSPGGYIHRVGSAKREMAPDYLARLFQQRSQARIIRFDEQPVPGAVLDDLTDAQWQRFASPRVQDTREVLLDKLAMARPDGDGALRPTIAGVLMASADPRRWLPNAFIQAVAYRGTAILPQGDATYQLDAQDISGPLDAQVLNACHFVRKNMQIYASKDQGRHDLAQYDMTAVFEALVNAVAHRDYSIHGAKIRLRLFADRLELYSPGAIPNTMTVDSLPYRQAARNEAITSLLAKCQIPETEKTTTGRSTMMDKRGEGVQIILEQSERLSGQRPVYRLLDEAELLLIIPAAMPKTAHA